atttgtgcACGAGGAATTGCCTCCCGCTCAATTGCATCGCCTGAGACACGTCATATGTAGATAAACTCGTATACACTAGCACTTGCGACGCTTTGCTGTAATAGTGCATCGTTCGTTTTGAAAAGTTTTAACAATTCTACAGTTTCGAACGCGATTTACAGAATAAAAGTTGTTCGACCGTAATATTCTCGAATCAAATATTCCAACGGTATcatatggaaaaatattcaatctCCTCGCTGTTTCGATACGAAAATAAGATAGCGAATTGAACTCTGAAAAATAGTTACGCTTACTCTCGATAAAATACTTGTCGCGTGGCGATAAATTATTAACGTGAAAAAATTGCTCAAAGGGAAATGTGTTTTATTCGTTCGTTGGTTTTTGTAACTATAGTCTATTAACTTTAGTATTAAAGTATCCTGTACGATGTTTGAATAGATTTTAAACGATATGCAAGTGTTTCCGTTTTTGAATTCGTTAATCTATTGGCGAGCCTTTTCGTGAAACTGAATCTATGGTGGCGATATAGAGGAAAGTGGTCAAATATGGAATACCTGAAATCAGATACAAtatctcttatttttctttttattctatcTTCTCTATCTATTCTAtacttctttattatttttattgatcaAGGTATTTTAGTTATAAAATCACATGTAAAAGAGAATGACATAAAAAGGATAGCTATTTGCGATAGTCACGTATCCAAGTGTCGAACTCTGCATCAACACATTCATCATATGTTCAAAGTCCGCACATTAGGCGCTTGATCCATATTTCTTCATCACAGTGAGCGAGTGAGATAGCCTATAGCTCCCTGACCGATATTCGTTTGTCAGGTTTTTAAAAACGGCACTACTCCAATTAGGTATACCATTCCATATTTCATCAGTTTTCTATATTTGACCTtaagtttaattaatttgattGGTTGCCGAAACGCAATAGAAGCGATTGCTTATTTTTCCTGCAGGCTTTCTTTTGGATGAAAGTCGTGTCCATGTCTTTGCGAATGTGTATCTGTAAGGATAAATGTGATGGAATAGAAAGTTTATGTTTTATGGAATTTCCTAGTATCAAATTTCGCCAAATTTGGCGATTCGAGTTTGATTCGGTTCATTGGTGTCTAAATTATAAGGCTCGATGTTTATACTAATTAATCTTCTGTGTACCAAAAGTGATGACCAGTTGGCTTAACActttattaatagaaaattcatatttgtatTAGAATTTTATAACTGGGAGAGTaacatgaaataaattatttgtaaacaaAAAGTATTTCGGTAATAGCTGATTAAATAAGATGCATGAAttacaaaacaacaatatactacatcgatagcgaaataatagaaatttgaaCAAAGGTttaaatactatattataatatactattGGCGGTTATTAGCAATGACGAACGAAaagaagtttataaaataagaagaatcAGAAGATaacgtaatttttaaaaaacgacTTCTTATTTAATAAGAGCGATAAATGACAAATCTTATACGTAAAATGGAATAAATGACTGTTCCGAATATGATGATAAATTTTTAGTGCAAAAGTTACTGTGAgtagtaaatataaattttcaacttttctttgtataaaactgtatactatgtgaaaataaagaaaaatcaaaGAAGTAAATTTATGGAACGCTaattacatcgaagataattcgATATCGTCCGATTCTCTTTTTACGTGTAATCCTGAAATGCCACGTTGAAAAATCGTACTTTCTTATTATTATCGGATACTCCAAAGCACTGTTATCGCATAACCCCGTGAGCGTGGATTTTCCATCCCCTGGTCATTTAATATCCCTCAACGGTCTCTATAACTGGCATTGGTGGTTCATTGTCCAGGATAAATAACCGATATAGCGTGGTTTCGGCGTAAGCTTCGATAATTCGATCTGGCGACTTTGTACGTCAACTTGTTAAGCCGCATTAGGAGGGTGAAACAATAGTATCTCCCTCGAAAACCACCGTTTATTTCTAATATCTGTACAGGCTGCCTCAGAAACAGGTGACAAAACTTTGGTACGGTGTTCTGCACAGCCGTGCAACGGAAAGAGATCATATAAACGAAGGAACCAAAGAGTAATGGAACTTTCTAATAGGCTCTGTTTAAAACATGGACCGTGAAACTCTTTTAGAGAACCTTCTCACGTTATGAGTTCCTATGAGGACAGATACAAAGGAAAGTTCttgaaaataaaagttttactTTCGACAGATCTCATAAAATATGAAAGCAAAAATTTTTCTATAGCAGGAACGGATATTTTGCTCATCAATATTAAAAAACTTCtcaattattattgtaacaGATAGTGAATACTAGTTTCTATGATTTTTttgttatgaaaaatatatatatatatatgcttctATTATACAAATCCTAAAATATCTGTTCTACGATAACACTTTTTAAAGAATTACTGAATTTTGTCCGAAAAATTGTTGATATTTGAACTGCTGTAACTTCGTGAAGAAAAAGTCATGCAATACCCCCCTTGGACTCGTTTTAAATTATGTCGGCTCTACTTTCAAGCATTACATTGAATTTCAAGGTCAACATCAAAGTCAATTTTGCAGTTAATTTTTTTGCAGATGTCTACAAATCTAGAGGTGATCCCTAGAACAACTCTATGGCCTCAACTAAATAACTTTTTTACACCTtgtacattataaatattttattaaaaaatacgcgGTAATATTGTCGCCGCTCATCATCATACATTTCGAATGTTCGAACTTCTGCAgacagaatatttttctttttcataacaTGTCCGAATATTAATGCGACGTGAAAAATACagttaaacgttattattagGAAGCAACATTCACGTATTTTCAAACTGCAATAAATAGTTCATATTTTTGTAGAATGGACGGCACGATATTTAAATCATCCCATCTTATAGAAAGCGACAAATACAGAGATAACGCTGTGTCCGAATATGAATGTGAGTAACGTAAATGCGAAACATGTACAGGTACCCGCATCTGCAACGTTACACGTGTGCAATTCACCAAAAGCGTTAATACGTTCGTCCAATATCTTCTTaaagcgttataacgtgaatTTCACAATTTTCAGCAAATTCGAGTAAAGTGTAATTTCGTAACATATACGACGGATTTAACTTCGAGTGACATATTTCTCACTCTCTTGACTTAAGGTATAAGGACCTGGAACACGAGCCATTACACGTAAGAGAGATAATATGTTTAGAAGTAAAACATTTACTTGAAGTCTTCCCCTTAAATACACTAAATATGCGTATAAGACAAACGCCGTCTCAGAAGACTGTTTTCAACTTTCTGTTCACTGACGAagtcaatgaaattttcattatgaAATTTAATGGCAGCAGTAACACACAAAAGCATTCGAACACTTATCACGGAATTCTGTTTGTCGATATATTATACGcattatacgaaactttttttgaaatttcgttggtTCAGTAATGATACGCAACAATCGCGATTATGAGACTAAATTTTGAAACCATTCCATCAATTCATATAGAGGTTATGAGATATTTATTGCGAACATATGCTTAAAGGGAACATATCAAACTCGCCGATTTTGATGAAACTTATATGGGGGATAGATACcgaaaaaatatttgacacgtatttttttatattggaCATCATCCACATCGAAGAAATGATAGTATTGCTCAAAATTGAGGGTTGAACAATACGTTTCTTGGACTATCTGCGACACTGGAAGGCGTAgcaaaaaattgtttgaaattatgCGTTTGAGATGAAgaataatgtattaaaaattctaattttttcgttaatttttcttGCTAAATGCTATTATCTTTAcaaggaaaaaatattatttgaacaagacaaatgaaaaagatcatttagTTCAAACGATGAGCGTATAAGTCAGTAGAGtgagccactatagtggcgcaaCGTAATATAAGATGACATTCGCGAAAGCCATTACAGTGGCGCAAGTACCTAAAAGGTTAATTGATATAAGCTGAGCTCGAATAATTCTTGAACTAattcttcaaataaaaatagactTACCGAATTTGAACGTTTCGACATTAATAACTGTGCAGGAGTTCCAGGATAAGGAAGAGTTTTTCTTTGGAAAAAGTTGCATATAATTCACTCCAGTATCATGCGATAGGCCAGTGTGATCAGTCAGtgacaaattaaaaagaatgatTTCCAGCCACCCATTTCGTTTGTCTCGCTATTCATCAATCAAAATTCGAagttttatatttgtaattgtaaatGTTATTAATTCTCATCTAATGCAGTTTTATTAGGATCtaacgaaaaatataaatctccATTATTAAATAAGGCACTGAGTACCcaaaattttctctttcatttctccaaccaaatatttaaatatctccTGTTTATTCTTCGTTCCATTTGATATAATAGGAATATTTTTGTATCGTATGGAAAACAACAAAAAGCGTAAACTAGCTTCAATGAAAATGTtcgcatttttgtatttttgacTACCATAAAACTCGTTATAATAGTACTAGAAACGACACTAACGAAAATTACTAATTGTTATGTCATTTCTGATAGCCAGCTACTCAACGtgctttatttataaaaaaaattatagtaCACATAGCTGTCAAACTAATCACTCCTGTCTAGTTggaacaaatgaaaaataattacagtACATTAAACTTACGTGAGCAAACATTCATACAAATGTATCAGAAGAAGGGTAGTTCTTAAAATACTGCTAATATCACTGATAAATTATGCTACTAGTTATATTGGCACTAATGGAATTAAGGTTTATGTTACCAAAAGGGAATCAGAATTGGTACAAACATACAAAATTTCTTGCCGCATAATGCTTTAATAACTatggtatattttttaaaacaaatatatatggGACTCGAAGAGGTTGATATattggaattaaaaaattatagcgAAACAAAATTTGCATATACTGTATCTATGTCGTACTTATCAATTTATTTTCCCATTGCTTTTTTCCTGTCTTTTATCTATAGTACTTTTTTATTCCATTGATAAGTGGTTTCCATTTGTTCAAGATTAATGATTGCAATTGGTTGTTTTTGTGTTACTATAAAATTGAAAAGTCATAAGCTATTCTTATTATAAGCGGCTATATGGGATATAATaatatcctatatatatatgatatgtacatatataggaTATATGAAAAAACTGCTGTCGTATCAATTACAAATTGTCCGTATATTTGACTTcactaatagtaataatagtagtaattTTAATCATTGTAATCATAATATACCGCATGGTGATGGTCATAATGGCGTACGGATAGATAGAATAATCGCAACAATAATGCAATTATAaactatagaaataataattattatagtatttttaaaaaatcatcacTACCATCTTTGGGAAACAATATGCAAGAtgataaagtaaaagtaaatgGATGGAACGTAGTATTAACCAAAGGAACCGAAAGTGATGGAGGAATTCTTGCACGAAATTAATTCACGAATCTGTTTAACGTAGCAATATTATCGTTATAATAATATTGGAATCCCTATTATTTGTAAATGACCGTCCATACGTATAGCATTCgctaaaaattctatttctctcttACTCGCATACACTCCGCGCGCGCAATCGATTAATCACTCCCTGTTCCTTTCCTTCCATCCCAGCGTAATAGAAACTCTTTTTCTCCACCAGAAAACAGTCTTTCGTTGCACTAGCTAAACGTCCTCCTCTTTGCATCTACTTACTACGAATGCGTTTTCCAGTGTTTCCGATGtccaaaatattaaaaataaagcttCTTAAAAATTAACCATCATATTTCAAGAACATcgtaaaaaaatgttgaaacgcattcaaataaataagtatgacgtattatttatttatcatataccacgtcatatatttatttacatacaaataaataaatgagtGTACATtacgtatctttttttttcttttttttttctctttttttcgaaATTCGAATCTCGCCCTTATTGATACATTATTGCCGTagactttttatttttcagttgCGATGATACATTAAGCAAAATATGCCCGACatttaatagtaataaaaacgaaatcaattttataattactgACTTACAATTCCAATATTACCCAACGATTAAGAGGAAAGCTTAATATGTGTAATAAACTTTGTACACGATATACGGTATAAATCGAAATTCAATTAGAAACGACATAAAAAAAACTgcaattatataaaagaaaagatgaaaTGCATAACCATTCTTATTCCAATTTACATTTGATACAAAgtcaaaagtatttaaaaaggcAAGCCCGATGTAAATTACACATAGAACTATTCAAACTAAAATTATTTCTAGCAGAAAGTTCCGTATAAAACTTCATTCTGAATGGTAGGACGCACTTGCGATATATGTACGTGCGACGTGttttaatttgtttcttaattaCAAAAGTCACAATTTCAAGGTACAACATTTATAATTCAGTTTGATCAATAAGACCGTCGTCATGAATACTTCTACTTTTGAGACTATGAATTTGCGGATGAATAATATTCGTTAATTCGTATAATATTGAGCGAGTAAGTAGTAAGAAAAGGAAATTACCATTTTTCTATGCATGACGTCttatcatatataatataatataaattgtcctttattcgaatattgaaCGCGTTTCCTTGATTGCTTGTATTATTTGCTAGAAGTAAATAACACACGACTATATCCAAGCGAATACCTTTCGCAAAGAGGAGGGTGCAAGTTAAACGTAAGAAGTATATTAGTAAATCttagaaaaaataatgaaacagaaaaaaagtGTTTTCTTTGCACCTTATCACTTTACGTCTCAAAAACTGCTAACATAAATCTATTACttgtaaaaaatgcaatttatcCAACGCCACATATTATATCGTCGTAttatcatcgtcatcgtcattaTTTTAAATTGCAGAAGTAGAACATATGAGTCCTTCGATTACTACAAACTATACAGTTAATAACATTAGTAATTATCTCCCTTATTCCTAATTTTAGTTATAACATTTTAGTCCATCGCTATTCTTCCATTATTTTACTGTTAAAAACAATGTCGTTCTTCCACTTAGGTTATTCTAACATAAACTTGATGCAATGATACATACATGTTgattacatatgtgtatatcaTGAGAGCAATCTTTccagaaaaaaaattaatagtacgtcaattataataatctttatgaatggaaagaaaatatattcaataaaaaatgACTTTAAAAACATACGTTACATACATTCCTTCGCATTCGTTATATCGCTCCTACTTTCACTCTTGCGCGCGCGTTCTCTCTATACTCTTTCTTCCACGAAATGTAAATCGCAAAAATCCATTCACACTGCATTTTGCTCGCGTATTTGCACTTACAGCTATCGAAATAGTTCATATTTCTCTTATTATCATAGAAAAGTTCAGCCACTTGTTACAAACTCATTACGGAAAATCTCTTCGTCCATACAAACCAAAGCATTAATATTGCACAGTTCTTTTGCACTTAGAGTAGTACGATGTAATAACTCCTGTTACGAGTCACTAATAACGTATCGAGttcgtttttaaaattattccaaattaaaaattcgactTGTCATTAATCGTTCTTtcttgttatttgttatttcgaAATTATAATTCATGCAAAGGATTCTTTcatgtataagaaatatatttagcaATTAGTAAcatgataaattaattattatgaagTAGAATAAAGTTTTGTGCATATATGATagcttttttcttatttactttTCTCTGTCAAGAGGAATATTACGGTAAAGAAGGAACATTTCTTCTGTCATATGCTAAGTTGCATCACGTAAGATGAACGGTTAAAAAAgcacagaaatatttttatgaagtgATATTTTTATACAAGTCCCTTGTATACTTTGCAAGAACAATCGAAGACATTGTTGAGATATTTCATTGAACATTTGGTGTTTTTCTATTAACGTGCAATTACTCGAGCAAACATATCGATATAGATTATAATGGTCATGTGGATAAAAATGATAGTAGTTATGGTGgaggtgatgatgatgatgatggtaaTAATGATGGTGGTGGCGTTGACGATGACGATAACAATGATGacgtcgtcgacgacgacgacgacgacgtcgatgATAGCGCagaagacgacgacgaagacgacgtcgacgatgataatgataataatgacaATTGTAGTAAGACTGAAAATAATGACAATGTTGTTGACTCCAATAATAACATTGTCTGCTTTCCATGGCTTTAAATCCTGGCAGTGAAGAACGAATTAACATGAATGGCGATGATACGTATCTCGATACACGAGAAAGGTTTTGTGTCCTTATTCGTAAAGATAATTTGAGGGCCAGATTTGGCCTCATTCGGGATCACCAGTTAGCCATGCCAGGTTTATTTAATGTCATGAAGTAGATCTGGCACGCACTTCCACCTTTAGCTGACGAGAAAAATACCTAAAATAAACAAACACAATGTGAACCTATGCTATAGAAAATAAAGGcagtttaattataatatgtacgTTTTCATTATTactatcataataatatattctttaatatGTATGCACATACCTTATCATTACGCTCGCAAAGGAACTTGAGCCGTTGAGCTTTCTTGTGCATGAACACACCATCGAGGTGTCCACTTTCTACGCTTCTAATCTCAATAGCTTTGTTGCCCCAGCCCATAATTTGTCCTGTACCAATATATGCAACGCTAGTGGGCATTTCGCCCCATTGTAGAACCATGGTCTTGGAAAGTCTACCATAAGTGTTTACGTATACACCTTCATTATCATAACATAACAGTAACTGCATGCCATTACTGTTTGGTAATGCCACAATACAATGTGGACAAATGGGGCCCTGAGTCTGCAATCGATAAGAAACGTCTTAATGTAAATACAAGAAGAAGCATTGACTATTTTTAAGTCATATTATAAGTATTCTCTCACGTGTTTTGGCAGATAAATGTCATAGACCGTTGCCGAGTCTAAATCAACGGCATGAAAACCATCAGCACTGCCATAAATAACTTTCAACCTTGTACCCTCTTCTATGGTAAGATCGACAAGTAGTGGTCTATGCGCTAATTCACCGAATGATTTAAAAGCCATGAATTTGTGATAAGGTTTAGGTGCCCAAGCGTAAATTTCTATGGAGTCTTTCAGTGCGATGACAAGAAACTTTATTCTCTCGTATTTGACTATCTTGAAATGTACCGCACCTTGAAGATCGCCAACGTTAATCCAACCATTGCGTCGTTCAACTTgctgaaatatgaaaaaaagtcTGAGCATATTAAACATATTTCCATGTGTATGTATCGTCGATACATGTTAAATCAATCATCGATCAACGAAATCGATCGACAAACAAAAAAACGACTTACATCACTGTGTCCATCGGTTCGCAAGATTTTACTTTTGAGCCAAGAAAGATAATATACCCGTACTCGATTCTTCTTTCCGCTAATTGTAACCAAAATATTTTGTCCTTCGAGAACTTCCATCTGTTGGAACCGTCTTCTACTTATTAACTGATATACTTTGCCCTGACCACTTCTATCCAATAGCACCAGACCATTTTCAGTGCCAATTAGTAGATTTACTCCTGCAAATAAACGTCGTTTTAATTAATAAGGATTGCGTAGAGGGTTGCGTAAAGTAACGTAAGGTAACACGTTCGTTTCTAAAATATTGTATTCCTTATATAATGAATTTACCCCAAAGTGCAGCGCACAGAATCTCACTGTTGAATCGTTTCTTGTATTTACGTATTTCAGGTGTGTCAGACGCGAGGTCGTGGCTGGTTGGTGTCACATTAACATTTACGTGAGACTCCCTTCTAGCTGGTCCCGCGCCGAAACCAAAGGTCAGGAAAGATCTTTGCTTCTGTTGAAATGCAAGTGGTTGTGGTGATTTAACTGCTTGCCGATACTGCAACAGAAAGTATCTTAAAATTGAACTGGAATACATAGATCTAGAGGATAGAATGCAAAATAAACCATTCAGAAAAATACACGTGTTATTACAGGAGATGATGCAACCAAGAGACAAAATACGACAACTGATAGGGtgtaaaaagtagaaaatacaATAAGACGTACACCTAATGAGGTAGTAACATGCAATAAAAGAAGTAGATGATACTTATCAGACTTACAGAGATCATACAAATTTCCCAAACAATTTGAAGCGAGTAACATACATACAACAAATATACATGTTTCACACACTACAAATACCAAATGTACAACGTAAAAATTGTTACGGTAAACAGAGAACAGAAAGTATTGTACTTTTTATGGGTTAGGTTAGGGTTAGGTTATATATATCCTGGAGTCTAGAATAAGAAATACGAAGTAAATTTCAGAATAAAAAGGGATAATAGAAGTTGAAAAAAGTAGGAAAATAGGTAGCAAgcctaaataaaaaaaaaaaaaggaggaataTGAGCAAACACGTAAGAAAGATAGAGgtggggagagagagaaagtgatAGCTAGAGATAGAACGAGCTGAGAAAAGCGCTGCGATTGTAATTGAATTAGAGAATCATTTCATTCGCACGATATCTAGGAAAGGGCCCACAAAACCAAATCGAGAATGCGACGAGATAGTGT
The Bombus terrestris chromosome 10, iyBomTerr1.2, whole genome shotgun sequence genome window above contains:
- the LOC105667006 gene encoding trigger factor-like — its product is MDGTIFKSSHLIESDKYRDNAVSEYEYYNGHVDKNDSSYGGGDDDDDGNNDGGGVDDDDNNDDVVDDDDDDVDDSAEDDDEDDVDDDNDNNDNCSKTENNDNVVDSNNNIVCFPWL